A genomic region of Balaenoptera ricei isolate mBalRic1 chromosome 21, mBalRic1.hap2, whole genome shotgun sequence contains the following coding sequences:
- the LOC132356665 gene encoding claudin-22-like produces the protein MALIFRAVAQLAGISLSLLGWVLSCLTNYLPQWKNLNLDLNEMENLTMGLWQTCVTQEEVGMQCKDFDSFLALPAELRISRILMFLSNGLGFLGLLVSGFGLDCLRIGERQQDVKKRLLILGGVLFWTAGVTALAPVSWVAHRTVQEFWDETIPETVPRWEFGEALFIGWFAGFSLLLGGCLLNWAACGSQVPLASGQYAVAETSPHCLHLEMKTTHLKL, from the coding sequence ATGGCTTTAATTTTTAGAGCTGTGGCACAATTAGCGGGAATTTCACTATCTTTGCTGGGATGGGTTTTATCTTGTCTTACAAACTACCTGCCACAATGGAAAAATCTCAACCTGgacttaaatgaaatggaaaacttgACCATGGGACTCTGGCAGACCTGCGTCACCCAAGAGGAAGTGGGGATGCAATGCAAGGACTTTGATTCTTTCCTGGCTTTGCCTGCTGAGCTCAGGATCTCCAGGATTTTAATGTTCCTCTCAAATGGCCTGGGATTCCTGGGCCTGCTGGTGTCGGGGTTTGGCCTGGACTGCTTGAGAATTGGAGAGCGACAGCAGGATGTCAAGAAGCGGCTGTTAATCCTGGGAGGAGTTCTGTTCTGGACAGCAGGAGTCACAGCCCTTGCTCCTGTCTCTTGGGTCGCCCACAGGACAGTCCAGGAGTTCTGGGATGAGACCATCCCCGAGACTGTGCCCAGGTGGGAGTTTGGGGAGGCCCTCTTTATCGGTTGGTTTGCTGGATTCTCTCTCCTGCTCGGAGGGTGTCTGCTAAACTGGGCCGCCTGCGGGAGCCAGGTTCCCCTGGCTTCCGGTCAATATGCAGTGGCAGAAACGTCGCCTCACTGTCTACACCTGGAGATGAAAACCACTCACCTGAAACTCTAA
- the LOC132356649 gene encoding putative claudin-24, whose translation MALVFRVAMQFVGILLSLLGWVLSIITTYLPHWKNLNLDLNEMENWTVGLWQTCVTQEEVGMQCKDFDSFLALPAELRISRILMFLSNGLGFLGLLVSGFGLDCLRIGERQQDVKKRLLILGGILFWAAGVTALAPVSWVAHRTVQEFWDETIPEIVPRWEFGEALFIGWFAGFSLLLGGCLLNWAACGTQVPLASGHYAVAEMQTQCPYLENGTASPSV comes from the coding sequence ATGGCTTTAGTCTTTAGAGTAGCAATGCAATTCGTTGGAATTTTGCTATCTCTGCTGGGATGGGTTTTATCCATTATTACAACTTATTTGCCACATTGGAAAAACCTCAACCTGgacttaaatgaaatggaaaactggACCGTGGGACTCTGGCAGACCTGCGTCACCCAAGAGGAAGTGGGGATGCAATGCAAGGACTTTGATTCTTTCCTGGCTTTGCCTGCTGAGCTCAGGATCTCCAGGATTTTAATGTTCCTCTCAAATGGCCTGGGATTCCTGGGCCTGCTGGTGTCGGGGTTTGGCCTGGACTGCTTGAGAATTGGAGAGCGACAGCAGGATGTCAAGAAGCGGCTGTTAATCCTGGGAGGAATTCTGTTCTGGGCAGCAGGAGTCACAGCCCTTGCTCCTGTCTCTTGGGTCGCCCACAGGACAGTCCAGGAGTTCTGGGATGAGACCATCCCCGAGATTGTGCCCAGGTGGGAGTTTGGGGAGGCCCTCTTTATCGGCTGGTTTGCTGGATTTTCTCTCCTGCTCGGAGGGTGTCTGCTAAACTGGGCCGCCTGCGGGACCCAGGTTCCCCTGGCTTCTGGCCACTATGCAGTGGCAGAAATGCAAACTCAGTGTCCATACCTGGAAAATGGAACTGCCAGTCCTTCAGTGTAA